GTATCACGGAAGCTATTATTATCGACTGGAAGATGGGCCACACCGGTATGGTGACGTGTCTGAACCAGTAGTTCACGAAGGTGGCGAAGTCGCTGTCCAGCCTCTGCCTCTCCATGTAGTGCTCCCTCATCATCATCGCCGAGACCAGCGCACCCCCTGGCATGGGTATGAGCCCTATGAGGACGGGTATGAAGAGGGAGGCGAACCTTGGTCCTATGCCGATGGCGAACTCGGTTATCCTGTCGAATAGGCCGTTCACCTTCAGTATGTAGGATATGAAGAGCGCTGAGGAGAAGGCGGTGACCAGGGAGAGCGTGCTCCTCGAGAATATCCCCCTCAGCGTGGACTCCGGGAAGGAGGGACCGAGGGTCAGGATGCCGAAGGCGAGCGTTGAGACGACGACCGCTATGTGCACCTCCTGTTTCATCACGAGCAGACCCACGAGCAGGGCCACGGCTATGGCGAAGCTGAGCACTGGATCCACCATCTAGGATCGGGGGGACCTGGACTCATCCTTAAAAATCTTTTACACGCTCACCTCAGGAGCCTCGCTATGGCCCTCGCCATCCTCCTGGAGGGCTCCCTGAAGGGCTCCGGATCCCCCTCCGATTCCCAGATCACACCGGGGCATGAGAGGGAGACGAGGATGAAGTCCTCCCCGACTATGAATGGGTACCTCCTGCAGGTGTCCGGCCTCAGATCGTAAACGGAGCACCTGTTGTCGTCCGTCAGGAAGACGCAGGATCCGTCATCCCTCAGCCTCATCCTGTAAGGGGCTCCGGTGAGGTACCTCTCCAGCTCGCTCGTCTCCTCGTAGAAGTCATGGATTTCGGCCTTCCTCAGTCTCTCAACGTCATGATCGTACAGCATTATCGCCCTGTTCCTGCAGCAGTCACCGCAGAGCCTGCACGAGAAGGCGGGCATCCTTTCGACCCTCACGAAGTCTGAGATCACCGCGCCCAAGGTATCCCCATGATAAGGGGGGAATAAGCATATATTACAAGGGGCCGGCCTGGTTTTTCATGCCCCGGGGCGCGGTATCGCGATGAGACGCGCCGCCCCTCTGATGCTCCTAGCTCTCCTCCTGGCCCTGCCGACGATAGGGACCTCGGGATCCACGGGCTCGGGCTACTACCCTGGACTTGGAGCCCTCAGGGAAGGGGGGAGGCTCCTCATCTTCAGGCAGGGCCTCCCGGGCGATCCGGTGGAGGTAATCCCCATAGACTGGTCGGGCGGGAAGGCCCTTGTAACGGCATCCTCCGACGGGACCATAGCTTACATGGGATCGACCTCCGTCATCAGGACCCTCAGCATATGCTCGGGGAGGCAGGTCAAGATGGCCCACGCCAGGACTGAGAGGGGAGGTGTAATTTACGCTATCTGCTACAGCAGGGAGAGGGGAGCCTCCTTCGCCACAATAATGGACAGCGGGGGCTTCAAGTTCTTCGGCATCGTTGAGGTCTCCAGGAGGAACTCCTCGGGGACTGGCTTCATATACTCAGACTACAGAACTGACTTCCCGACCGTGATGGAGCCCCCAGCACCCCTGGTGGCGGACATGGATGGTGATGGTTACGAGGAGGCCCTCGTCTACATCGACAAGCAGCTCCTCTACGTGGACTCCCCTCTCAGCGAGCCAAAGGCCTATCCCATCCAAGAGACGCCCCTCGGCTTCTCCTACGGTGACCCGGACGGGGACGGTAGGAGGGAGGTCGTGATATCCTCCCAATCCGGCGTCCTGACATGGACCCCGGAGGGGGGTCTCAGGCTTCACAGCTCGCAGTCCTGCTCCTCATCCCCCATCCTGGCTGACTTCGACGGGGACGGCAGGCAGGAGGTGGCATGCTACAGAGGAGACACTCTCCAGGTCCTGAAGGGGAGCTCGGTCCTGCTGAGGGCCGAGGGGGGAGTGACGGAACTCGTGGCTCATGATCTGAACGGAGACGGGAGGGCTGAGCTCATCTACGTGATGGGGGATGGGACCCTAGTGGCCAGATCAATCGCTGGGATCCTCTGGAGGGCTAGAGTTGAGGCTCCCTACAACAGGCTGGCTGTGGCCGATGTCGACGGGGACTTCAGGCCCGAGGTCCTGGCGGCTTGCGGCCAGTACCTTCACTGCTTCTCGTGGGATGGGAGGGAGGAGTGGAGGATCAGCCTGAGGGAGCCGAGCGGCTGGGTCTCCGGCGGCACCTCCACCTTCCAGACTTACATGAGGTTCGAGGCGAAGACACCCCCAGTTCCCGTAGACTTCGATGGGGACGGCCTGCTTGAGGTGATTGTGGGCATCGGGGCCTACCTCGAGCAGGGGAGGATAGCCATGGTGGACGAGATCTCGGGGGCGGGCGAGCCTCCCAGGATAGAGGTCCTGCAACCCTCGAATCACAGCAAGGTTGGAAGGTACTTCAACCTGAGCATCAGGGTGAGCGACGACCTCTCAAGCGTCCTCAGGGTGAGGTTGAGCATCTACTCAGGGGGCTGGACCGATGTCTGGAGCGGTGAGGTGAGGTCGGGTGAACTCATCAGGAGGGAGCTGCCCTCCTCTGAGAGCGTGCTGATAGAGGCCTCCGATGGCATCTCCACGTCCAAGGCCATCCTAAAGCTCAGGGTGGACACGGAGCCCCCAAAGATGTTGATAGAGCCAGCTAACATGTCCAAGATAGGACCGGGAAGGAACATAACGGTGAGGGTGCTGGCGCCCATAGAGGAGTACGCCTTCCTCACGATACTCCACGGCGCGGGCCCGGGTCACCAATGGGTCAAGCTGCTGGAGAGGAGGGTCTGGAAGACCTCCCTGGTCAGCTTGGACGTCACCCCCATAATAGAGGGCCTGAGCGGCTATCACTACTTCAAGTTCATCCTCAGGGACGCCTACGGCAACGTGGAGGAGGTCGTGATGAGATACGCAATAAGCGAATCTAAGCCATCTTCTAAGCCATCTGAGAGCGAATGTGAGGGCAGAATCCTCCTTGAGGCACCAAGAATCGCCTCTAGCATCGCCAGGATCTCCTGGAGCCTTGTGAACGTCAGGAAAGCTTCCCTCTATTACGGGAACGGGCTCGATTGGAAGTTGATAGGGGAGGTGGAGGGGAACGGAAGCATGGACTGGAACGTCTCCTCCCTGCCGGACGGCGAGTACATGCTGAAGCTTGAGTCTGGCGACCTCAGGGCTCTGGCCGAGCTCAGGGTGGACAACACTCCACCGAGGATTGAGGTGAGCGTCGACAGGGAGGTGCTCAGGGTCGGGGAGGTGGCCAGGGTGAGGGTGAGCGGCGAATTCGAGAGGCTCTACTGGGACCTGGATGGGGACGGCCTCTTCGAGACCCTCGGACCGGCGGAGGCGATGATAAAAGGGAATAGTCCCGGGAGGATTGAGATAGGGGTAATGGCTGTGGATTCCGCGAACAACACGGCGAAGCGCAGGGTCTCGCTGACCGTGGAGGAGCAGGTTGAGGAGAGCAGCCAGCCCAGCGTCGAGAGCTCAGCCCCCAGCGTAGGCCCCGCCCTCGGCCCGGAGCTCCTGGTGAGGCCCGAGGTCGCGCTGCCAGCGGCCGCCCTCGTGGTGGCGATGCTTAAGAGCAGGAGGGGGAGGAGGAGGGGGAGGTCGAACCCTTGGAGGTGAGCGATGAGGCGAGGGCCTTGGGCATATTCGTAGCTCACGGGACCCTGAGGGGGGTGAAGGTATCAAGGGAATCCGATGTTCTCGAGAGTGCCGCTGATGAGGTCAGGAGACTCTACAGCCTCGAAGGCCTGAGGGATCACCCCGTCGCGAGGGCCTACAGGGACTTCTACTGGAGGATAGGGATAGACCCAACGAAGGTCAGGCCCAGCGGTGAGGCCCTGGTCAGGAGGATCCTGAGGGGCGAGGAACTTCCCCGCATAAACAGCGTGGTCGACTCGGGCAACGCGGCCAGCGCGATCACTCTGGTGCCCATAGGCCTCTACGACATGGGGAGGATAGCGGGGAGGCTGGAGCTCAGGCTCGCCAGGCCCGGGGAGGTCTTCCATCCGATAGGAGGGGGAGAGAGGAGACTCAGGGGTGGAGAGCCAGTTCTAGCTGATGAGAATGGCCCAAT
This genomic window from Candidatus Korarchaeota archaeon NZ13-K contains:
- a CDS encoding YkgJ family cysteine cluster protein; the protein is MGAVISDFVRVERMPAFSCRLCGDCCRNRAIMLYDHDVERLRKAEIHDFYEETSELERYLTGAPYRMRLRDDGSCVFLTDDNRCSVYDLRPDTCRRYPFIVGEDFILVSLSCPGVIWESEGDPEPFREPSRRMARAIARLLR
- a CDS encoding DUF401 family protein codes for the protein MVDPVLSFAIAVALLVGLLVMKQEVHIAVVVSTLAFGILTLGPSFPESTLRGIFSRSTLSLVTAFSSALFISYILKVNGLFDRITEFAIGIGPRFASLFIPVLIGLIPMPGGALVSAMMMREHYMERQRLDSDFATFVNYWFRHVTIPVWPIFQSIIIASVI